From Paraburkholderia fungorum, the proteins below share one genomic window:
- a CDS encoding porin, which yields MRKTLSALVASVGTLAYAGAFAEVSPGAPPDAAAAAYATTSQMQSIFQYWGSGLGPQTLGVASERTFVTLYGTVDMGVNYTKDGPYSITRVQSGGALTSKFGLYGQEYLGNQWTVFFRLENGFLGNTGAVQDSTSLFNRASYIGIQNRMYGQLTLGRQYTSGGAAALGADPFLGVAHESVYTYFLGTSDLGLGANSSALGRLPNTVRYISPRFGPFGFDLSYSLKGDQSIGPAVSQRSAMVSYVDKRAVLSVAVGQSWCDPSISGSCIGDATIAPGKRTDTYLASLLYDVGPFIAQGAYIRYVPQAADSAIASTYLLGLQKWWRGNLLRASVAYRDTTKSQDYAYGTTLGIDHFLSKRTSVYARVGLMRNGPNSSVTYNYDSGSPTPAAGRTISSVTLGINHQF from the coding sequence ATGAGAAAGACGTTGAGTGCGCTCGTCGCCTCGGTAGGCACGCTGGCTTATGCCGGAGCTTTCGCGGAAGTGTCGCCGGGCGCGCCGCCCGATGCAGCGGCTGCCGCCTATGCGACCACCTCGCAAATGCAGTCGATCTTCCAGTACTGGGGATCGGGCCTGGGGCCGCAAACCCTGGGAGTGGCTTCGGAGCGCACCTTCGTGACGCTATACGGCACCGTGGATATGGGTGTCAACTACACGAAGGACGGTCCCTACAGCATCACGCGAGTGCAATCGGGCGGCGCGTTGACATCGAAATTCGGCTTGTACGGCCAGGAGTATCTGGGTAACCAGTGGACCGTGTTCTTCCGGCTCGAAAATGGCTTTCTGGGTAACACCGGCGCGGTTCAGGACTCGACATCTCTTTTCAACCGCGCCTCCTACATCGGGATCCAGAACCGCATGTACGGGCAACTGACGCTCGGCCGTCAATATACGTCCGGCGGCGCTGCCGCGCTTGGTGCAGACCCGTTCCTCGGCGTCGCGCACGAATCGGTCTACACGTACTTTCTCGGCACGTCGGATCTGGGGCTTGGTGCAAACAGCAGCGCGCTGGGACGTCTGCCCAACACGGTGCGCTATATCTCGCCGCGATTCGGTCCATTCGGCTTCGACCTGAGCTACTCGCTCAAAGGCGATCAATCGATAGGTCCCGCCGTCAGTCAACGTTCAGCGATGGTTTCCTACGTCGACAAACGCGCGGTACTGTCGGTCGCTGTCGGGCAAAGCTGGTGCGACCCGTCGATCTCCGGCAGTTGTATCGGCGACGCGACTATCGCCCCGGGCAAACGCACCGACACCTATCTCGCTTCGCTGCTCTACGACGTCGGCCCATTCATCGCCCAGGGCGCCTACATCCGGTACGTACCGCAGGCCGCGGATAGCGCGATCGCCAGTACCTATCTGCTGGGCCTGCAAAAGTGGTGGCGGGGTAATTTGCTACGGGCTTCGGTTGCGTATCGCGACACGACGAAATCGCAGGATTACGCGTACGGCACGACCCTCGGCATCGATCACTTCCTGTCGAAACGAACCTCGGTGTATGCACGGGTCGGTCTCATGCGCAACGGCCCGAATTCCAGCGTCACCTACAACTACGACAGCGGCTCGCCGACGCCTGCGGCAGGACGCACCATTTCGAGCGTCACGCTGGGTATCAATCACCAATTCTGA
- a CDS encoding amino acid ABC transporter permease: MGFDPQVIHSLPTLVDGWLITVELTLLGATGSVVFGHLALAMQLTRVAPLRWIARLYISFMRGTPALVQLFVLFFALPLIGLGGRPMLAAALALGLNSGAYTAEILRGNMRVITTGQYEAAIALGMPRWRIAARIALPQMLKASLPALINEFTILLKTTPLASVVAVTELTYAGQMVIARTYTSTQVMLLVSVGYLAVALPVIYAARHVQQRSRPRVPVVSRAVTLTGEAR, translated from the coding sequence ATGGGCTTCGACCCGCAAGTGATCCATAGCCTGCCTACGCTGGTCGACGGCTGGCTGATAACCGTGGAACTGACACTACTCGGCGCGACCGGCAGTGTCGTGTTCGGGCATCTCGCACTGGCGATGCAACTGACACGCGTCGCGCCATTGCGCTGGATCGCTCGCCTCTACATCAGTTTCATGCGTGGCACGCCAGCGCTCGTCCAGTTGTTCGTGCTGTTCTTCGCACTACCGCTGATCGGTCTGGGCGGCCGCCCGATGCTGGCCGCCGCGCTCGCACTCGGGCTGAACAGCGGCGCCTACACGGCTGAAATATTGCGAGGCAACATGCGCGTGATTACGACTGGGCAGTATGAGGCCGCAATTGCGCTCGGTATGCCTCGCTGGCGTATTGCAGCACGAATTGCGTTGCCGCAGATGTTAAAGGCGAGTCTGCCTGCGTTGATCAACGAGTTCACCATTCTGCTGAAGACGACGCCGCTCGCGTCGGTAGTCGCTGTGACGGAACTGACGTATGCCGGACAAATGGTAATCGCGCGGACCTATACGTCCACGCAGGTCATGCTGCTGGTCAGCGTGGGATATCTGGCTGTCGCATTGCCGGTTATCTACGCTGCACGGCACGTACAACAGCGGTCGCGGCCACGCGTGCCGGTAGTTAGCCGCGCGGTCACTCTCACCGGGGAAGCGCGATGA
- a CDS encoding MlrC C-terminal domain-containing protein, whose translation MRLGGKCGPTSADPLDLDVEVMGVVHDHTGGAWGGRIPMGLSVWLRTGGIDIAVCSIRTQLIERDSLTGLGIDLDGKRLIVVNPWAEDGTPPTILFGGKTVTAN comes from the coding sequence ATCAGGCTCGGCGGCAAATGCGGGCCCACGTCGGCGGACCCGCTCGATCTCGACGTGGAGGTCATGGGCGTGGTGCATGATCACACCGGCGGAGCATGGGGAGGCCGAATTCCGATGGGATTGTCCGTGTGGCTGCGCACCGGCGGCATCGATATTGCGGTGTGCTCGATCCGCACGCAGCTAATCGAACGCGATTCGCTGACAGGGCTGGGCATCGATCTCGACGGCAAGCGCCTCATCGTCGTGAATCCATGGGCGGAAGACGGCACGCCGCCCACCATTCTGTTCGGAGGCAAGACGGTGACGGCGAACTGA
- a CDS encoding LysR family transcriptional regulator: MKLRQLDSLRAVAEAGSLHEAARRLFLTQPAISRSIRELEVELGMQLLTRSANGATLTPFAHQVLKRALVVQREIGRIAEDAQTARGELGGRLTLAITPPASTRALADSLLELTTARPDVKLEVIEWRGANISDGLRNGTIDVAIFTQYGEPKNAAFEWTRLYELDVQLTIGASYLGSESLSIEQIHALPWLLLDSPTDESSFVATLFGEYGMPPPERITRCSSMNLYLELSMQMQAVAVFTSLATPLLSQRANEGMLKLLRLTEPTPKVGMYLAYSSEELLTATAEDFIRRLRAKLDGRDAGRLPAGIPYDDNRVSAR, translated from the coding sequence GTGAAGTTGAGACAACTCGATTCGCTGCGTGCGGTCGCCGAGGCCGGCAGTCTTCATGAAGCCGCCCGGCGCCTGTTCCTGACGCAACCGGCAATCAGCCGCTCCATCCGCGAGCTGGAAGTCGAACTGGGCATGCAATTGCTCACCCGATCGGCGAATGGCGCCACGTTGACGCCATTCGCCCACCAGGTGCTGAAACGCGCGCTCGTCGTCCAGCGGGAAATCGGTCGCATCGCGGAAGATGCGCAGACAGCGCGTGGGGAACTCGGTGGCCGCCTGACGCTCGCGATCACCCCTCCTGCCTCTACCCGTGCGCTCGCCGACTCCCTGCTCGAACTCACGACCGCGCGCCCGGACGTCAAACTCGAAGTGATCGAATGGCGTGGCGCAAACATCTCGGACGGACTGCGAAACGGCACGATCGATGTAGCGATTTTCACGCAATATGGCGAACCTAAAAACGCGGCGTTCGAATGGACCAGGCTGTACGAGCTCGACGTGCAATTGACGATTGGGGCTTCATACCTGGGTAGCGAGTCTTTATCGATCGAGCAGATTCACGCGCTCCCGTGGCTTTTGCTCGATTCCCCGACCGATGAATCGAGCTTCGTAGCAACGCTATTCGGCGAGTACGGTATGCCGCCGCCGGAGCGGATAACGCGGTGTTCCTCGATGAACCTATACCTCGAACTGTCGATGCAGATGCAGGCGGTCGCGGTCTTTACGTCGCTGGCGACGCCGCTGCTATCGCAGCGTGCAAACGAGGGCATGCTCAAACTACTGCGGCTGACCGAGCCGACGCCGAAGGTCGGCATGTACCTCGCCTACTCCAGCGAGGAACTGCTGACCGCGACCGCCGAGGATTTCATCCGGCGCCTGCGCGCCAAGCTCGATGGCCGCGACGCGGGCCGCTTGCCGGCTGGCATTCCGTACGACGACAACCGGGTTAGCGCTCGCTAG
- a CDS encoding urea carboxylase-associated family protein, giving the protein MSTGHYSRQRAESDRYRHLHSAFGRHRLIKPEKNSTMLLLKESPSRAALAPQTIIVPAGESRAIEVKAGQILRIEAKEAGAVASMFGFSRTSDDIYMSVHHTRVFSNSYVLAAGMRIVSNRRRAMMVLGKDSCGKHDLLLPASTTAFLIEQGYTGQTGCVESVSEVISALGLKPPKMPDPINLFMHVALHRDGRIEPLPNATRAGDFVACRVVTDMVFIVSACCTGIAGNDKPGELELSSAEELDEL; this is encoded by the coding sequence GTGTCCACAGGACATTATTCCCGGCAACGGGCTGAAAGTGACCGATATCGCCATCTCCATTCTGCCTTCGGCAGGCACCGCCTGATCAAACCTGAAAAGAACTCGACTATGTTGCTTCTTAAAGAATCGCCTTCACGTGCGGCGCTTGCGCCGCAAACCATCATCGTGCCTGCTGGCGAAAGCCGCGCCATTGAAGTTAAAGCCGGCCAGATCCTTCGCATAGAAGCAAAAGAAGCGGGTGCGGTCGCCTCGATGTTCGGCTTCAGCCGCACCAGCGACGACATCTATATGTCGGTCCATCACACCCGCGTCTTCAGCAATTCTTATGTGCTGGCAGCAGGCATGCGGATCGTTAGCAACCGCCGACGCGCGATGATGGTGTTGGGTAAGGACTCGTGTGGCAAGCACGATCTGCTTTTGCCCGCATCCACGACTGCGTTCCTCATCGAACAAGGCTATACCGGACAGACCGGATGCGTTGAGTCAGTCAGCGAGGTGATCAGTGCACTCGGGCTGAAGCCGCCGAAGATGCCCGATCCGATCAATCTGTTCATGCATGTCGCGCTCCATCGGGACGGACGTATCGAACCACTACCCAATGCTACGCGCGCGGGCGATTTCGTCGCATGCCGCGTCGTGACGGATATGGTGTTCATCGTGTCGGCGTGCTGCACCGGAATCGCTGGCAACGATAAACCCGGCGAGCTGGAACTGTCGTCCGCAGAAGAACTCGACGAACTCTAA
- a CDS encoding MFS transporter, translated as MSNVTLQSADTSIGVHRSRSNSQFRTIAACSIGNALEMYDFTVYSFFAMLIGKLFFPVSSAYGSLLLAVGTFGIGFVMRPLGAMVIGSFADRRGRKAAMTLTISLMVCGTLCIAFAPTYATAGTLGTLAIVFGRVLQGFSLGGEIGASTSMLMESGSFGSRGFRIGWQGASQGFAALLGALSGAVLYASLSQAALESWGWRLPFLLGLLIAPVGLYIRAHLDETLDGEAAEAHPLATVFSEHGSKIVRGVLSIVAGTVGMYLVVFFMPTYLVRVLHLPTSLSLMAGCVSGATMTVMCLVSGLIADRTVSRKPLAIASVALTTLLIYPVIWAMNMYPSVPLALVMIALVTAVSSFGSAPMLLLLMEMFPASVRASGLSVIYSIGVALFGGSAQFIVTWLLAKTGNPMSLALYMVACGIVTVCAMSSLPEPRKRAS; from the coding sequence ATGAGCAATGTCACCCTGCAATCCGCCGACACGTCCATTGGCGTTCACCGTAGCCGGTCAAATTCCCAGTTCCGCACCATCGCGGCATGCTCGATTGGCAATGCGCTCGAAATGTACGACTTTACGGTCTACAGCTTCTTCGCGATGCTGATCGGCAAGCTGTTCTTCCCCGTCAGTAGCGCCTATGGCTCCCTGCTGCTGGCGGTTGGCACGTTCGGCATCGGCTTCGTGATGCGGCCGCTCGGCGCGATGGTGATCGGCAGTTTCGCCGACCGGCGCGGCCGCAAGGCAGCGATGACGCTGACGATCTCGCTGATGGTGTGCGGCACGCTCTGCATCGCCTTTGCGCCGACCTACGCCACGGCCGGAACTCTGGGCACCCTCGCCATCGTGTTCGGCCGCGTTTTGCAGGGCTTTTCGCTCGGCGGAGAAATCGGCGCATCGACCTCGATGTTGATGGAGTCCGGAAGTTTCGGCAGCCGCGGTTTCCGGATCGGCTGGCAAGGGGCGAGCCAGGGGTTCGCCGCCCTGCTGGGCGCGCTGAGCGGCGCCGTGCTGTATGCAAGCCTGTCGCAAGCGGCACTCGAATCCTGGGGCTGGCGACTGCCGTTTCTGCTCGGATTGCTGATCGCGCCCGTGGGTCTTTATATCCGCGCTCATCTCGACGAAACACTGGACGGGGAAGCCGCGGAGGCTCATCCGTTAGCGACGGTGTTCTCCGAGCACGGCAGCAAGATCGTGCGTGGCGTGCTGTCTATCGTCGCGGGAACGGTTGGCATGTACCTCGTCGTGTTCTTCATGCCGACCTACCTGGTGCGCGTGTTGCACCTTCCCACCTCGCTCTCGCTGATGGCAGGATGCGTGTCGGGCGCGACAATGACGGTCATGTGCCTTGTTTCGGGGTTGATCGCCGATCGAACCGTATCGCGCAAACCTCTCGCGATTGCGTCCGTTGCACTGACGACGCTGCTCATCTATCCCGTGATCTGGGCAATGAACATGTATCCCAGTGTGCCGCTGGCCCTCGTCATGATCGCGCTGGTCACCGCCGTGAGCAGCTTCGGCAGCGCACCCATGTTGCTGTTGCTGATGGAAATGTTTCCGGCCAGCGTGCGGGCGAGCGGACTGTCTGTGATCTACAGCATCGGCGTTGCGCTGTTTGGCGGATCCGCCCAGTTCATCGTGACCTGGCTTCTCGCTAAGACCGGCAATCCGATGTCGCTGGCGCTCTACATGGTCGCCTGTGGGATCGTCACGGTCTGCGCAATGTCCAGCCTGCCTGAACCGCGCAAACGCGCCTCATAA
- a CDS encoding amino acid ABC transporter ATP-binding protein, protein MKSVPASPAVAIKAAGIVKSFGTNRILDGVDLNIAQGETVCVLGPSGSGKSTLLRCLNWLSPPDEGAIWIGDERVGVRENASGSTSPRPDREISAQRSRIGMVFQSFNLWPHMTALENVMEGLLSVKRMSRLAASDVAIEALRQVGLGGKHTSMPANLSGGQQQRVGIARTLAMAPEVILFDEPTSALDPELVSEVLAVMRGLAAKNTTMIVVTHEIGFARDVADRVIFMDGGRIIEQGPPTHVLDAPASPRLQQFLHRFNMESKHS, encoded by the coding sequence ATGAAATCTGTTCCTGCTTCCCCGGCCGTTGCGATCAAGGCAGCCGGTATCGTTAAATCATTCGGGACGAACCGTATTCTCGACGGAGTCGATCTGAACATCGCTCAAGGCGAAACGGTCTGCGTACTCGGACCGTCCGGCTCGGGAAAATCGACGCTGCTACGTTGTCTGAACTGGCTGTCGCCGCCCGACGAAGGTGCGATCTGGATCGGCGATGAACGGGTCGGCGTGCGCGAGAACGCAAGCGGCTCGACGAGCCCCCGCCCCGACCGTGAGATAAGCGCGCAGCGCAGCCGGATTGGCATGGTATTTCAGAGCTTCAATCTATGGCCGCACATGACGGCGCTGGAGAATGTGATGGAAGGATTGTTGTCGGTGAAACGTATGAGCCGTCTTGCCGCCAGCGATGTTGCAATCGAAGCGCTGCGGCAAGTAGGTTTGGGCGGCAAACACACTTCGATGCCCGCAAATCTCTCGGGCGGTCAGCAGCAGCGCGTGGGGATCGCGCGCACGCTGGCGATGGCACCGGAAGTGATTCTTTTCGACGAACCGACAAGCGCACTCGACCCCGAACTGGTTAGCGAAGTGCTCGCGGTCATGCGCGGCCTCGCCGCAAAGAATACGACGATGATCGTCGTCACCCACGAGATCGGCTTCGCGCGCGATGTCGCCGACCGGGTGATCTTTATGGACGGTGGACGCATCATCGAACAAGGACCGCCCACCCACGTTCTCGATGCGCCCGCGTCCCCTCGTCTGCAGCAATTTCTCCACCGCTTCAACATGGAATCGAAACACTCATGA
- a CDS encoding amino acid ABC transporter permease, which yields MTFDLGVLSGYWQTLASGFASTVWLCIAGAAMAGALGILLTIGQRRGSPWIVSLIRAYTALTLGLPLLVLLYVMFFVLPDFGVLLPAPLVGTVTLAIYYGPYVAEVIHAAVAAVPAGTIEAGTAIGMSPARIARRIIAPQALPLLLPTMTGLLIGLIKDSALLSVISVHEFMFAAKGVVSDTYAPLEVYFVVAMVYWAATSIIYFLTRFWERRLGSALRVSLPR from the coding sequence ATGACGTTCGATCTCGGTGTTCTATCCGGCTACTGGCAGACGTTAGCGAGCGGATTCGCCAGTACTGTCTGGCTGTGCATTGCCGGTGCGGCGATGGCGGGCGCGCTCGGCATCTTGCTGACGATCGGTCAACGTCGTGGATCTCCGTGGATCGTTTCGCTCATCCGAGCCTATACGGCACTCACGCTCGGCTTACCGCTACTCGTGCTGCTCTACGTGATGTTCTTCGTCCTGCCGGATTTCGGCGTGCTCCTGCCTGCTCCGCTAGTTGGCACGGTGACTCTCGCGATCTATTACGGCCCCTATGTTGCCGAAGTCATTCACGCTGCTGTCGCCGCCGTACCCGCGGGCACCATCGAAGCAGGTACCGCGATCGGCATGTCGCCGGCAAGAATCGCGCGACGCATTATCGCGCCTCAGGCGTTGCCGTTGCTGCTCCCTACGATGACCGGATTGCTGATCGGCCTGATCAAGGATTCTGCGCTGCTATCTGTGATCTCTGTGCATGAGTTCATGTTCGCCGCGAAGGGCGTCGTGTCGGACACGTACGCGCCACTCGAAGTCTATTTCGTCGTAGCGATGGTTTACTGGGCCGCGACATCGATCATTTATTTTCTGACCCGTTTCTGGGAACGCCGGCTCGGCAGTGCCCTGCGGGTTTCCTTGCCCAGGTGA
- the alc gene encoding allantoicase translates to MANSNLTSNAPAFSRTAINLADPRLGARTVLSSDDFFAPMSRMLDPEPAVFIAGKYDENGKWMDGWESRRKRVTGHDFCVVKLGVAGQLFGVDIDTSHFTGNFPPAASIEACQSDDDIPGPQTRWVEVLPAVALNGNAHHFHAIEESDVYTHIRLNIYPDGGVARLRVYGRPRRDVSRDSDVDLASAMNGARVVTANNEHYGYASNLLLPTRAANIGEGWETRRRREPGADWCIIELAVPGEIHTVEVDTAHFKGNYADRCSLQGAIVKSSTDESLVTQSMFWPVLMSEKKLDMDRLHAFTPELVEPVTHVRFNILPDGGVSRLRLRGRPSCSA, encoded by the coding sequence ATGGCTAATTCCAATCTCACGTCGAATGCACCCGCATTTTCGCGGACGGCGATCAATCTCGCCGATCCTCGACTCGGTGCCCGGACGGTGCTGAGCAGCGACGATTTCTTTGCGCCTATGTCACGGATGCTGGACCCGGAACCCGCCGTGTTTATTGCCGGGAAGTATGACGAAAACGGTAAATGGATGGACGGCTGGGAATCACGTCGCAAACGGGTGACGGGCCATGATTTTTGCGTAGTCAAGCTGGGGGTGGCGGGTCAATTGTTCGGCGTGGATATCGACACGAGTCACTTCACCGGCAATTTCCCGCCGGCAGCGTCAATCGAGGCGTGTCAATCGGATGACGACATACCCGGGCCGCAGACCAGGTGGGTGGAAGTACTGCCCGCCGTTGCGCTCAATGGAAATGCTCATCACTTTCATGCGATTGAAGAAAGCGACGTATATACCCATATCCGGCTCAATATTTATCCGGACGGCGGGGTCGCGCGTCTGCGTGTCTATGGACGTCCGCGTCGAGATGTGTCACGCGATTCAGATGTCGATCTCGCGTCTGCGATGAACGGCGCTCGGGTCGTCACGGCTAATAACGAGCACTACGGTTATGCATCAAACCTCCTGCTGCCAACCCGTGCGGCGAATATCGGCGAAGGTTGGGAAACGCGCCGTCGCCGGGAGCCTGGTGCTGACTGGTGCATCATCGAACTGGCGGTTCCTGGCGAGATTCACACAGTTGAAGTTGATACCGCGCATTTTAAGGGCAACTACGCTGATCGCTGTTCGCTGCAGGGTGCAATCGTCAAATCAAGCACTGACGAATCGCTTGTTACTCAATCGATGTTCTGGCCTGTTTTGATGAGCGAGAAAAAGCTCGACATGGATCGTTTGCACGCGTTCACGCCCGAACTGGTCGAGCCGGTCACTCATGTGCGGTTCAACATATTGCCGGACGGAGGCGTGTCGCGACTTCGGCTACGTGGTCGGCCATCCTGTTCCGCTTGA
- a CDS encoding M20 family metallopeptidase encodes MSIELVQDFIESSKDKYIRLSDEIWQYAELGYTEQKSTAAHIAFLKAAGFTVREGVAGIPTAFVAEAGSGGPVIGILGEFDALSGLSQESLALNCCPSTEISNGNGHGCGHHLLGTSAHLAAVAVKNALERNGIEGTVRFYGCPAEEGGWGKTFMTRAGLFDDVSAAITWHPGVANTIMNLESLAVKQAYFRFKGVAAHAGASPHLGRSALDALELMNIGTNFLREHMIPDARVHYAITDAGGIAPNVVQPNAAALYMIRAPRNRDASELYERICNIARGAALMTDCELEIEVHSACSNLLRNTTLNELMQAKLKQFGAPQYDSEELQFAESMHRTTRPEEIEMAGRMLASAWRQPKALFDGVDELYNDRPSKMHGSTDVGDVSWVTPTVQCMTACFAFGTSPHSWQWVSQGKSALAHKGMTLAAKTMAATALELYTNPLLLAAARTELMERLAEEPYVCPIPAEVQPPIPGRAA; translated from the coding sequence GTGTCGATCGAACTGGTTCAAGACTTTATCGAAAGCAGCAAAGACAAATACATCCGGCTATCGGACGAAATCTGGCAGTACGCGGAGTTGGGCTACACCGAACAGAAATCCACCGCTGCGCACATCGCCTTTCTGAAAGCCGCGGGATTTACGGTACGCGAGGGTGTGGCCGGTATTCCGACGGCGTTCGTCGCGGAAGCCGGCTCCGGTGGCCCGGTGATCGGCATCCTCGGCGAGTTCGATGCCCTGTCCGGGCTGAGTCAGGAGAGCCTCGCACTTAACTGCTGTCCGTCGACCGAGATCTCGAATGGCAACGGCCACGGTTGCGGCCACCATCTGCTCGGCACCAGCGCTCATCTCGCGGCAGTCGCGGTCAAGAATGCGCTGGAACGCAATGGAATCGAAGGTACGGTGCGCTTCTACGGTTGTCCCGCCGAAGAAGGCGGCTGGGGTAAAACCTTCATGACCCGCGCAGGTCTGTTCGACGATGTGTCGGCCGCGATCACCTGGCACCCCGGCGTCGCGAACACGATCATGAACCTGGAGAGCCTCGCGGTTAAACAGGCGTACTTTCGCTTCAAGGGCGTGGCGGCACATGCAGGCGCGTCGCCGCATCTTGGCCGCAGCGCGCTCGACGCGCTCGAACTGATGAACATCGGCACCAACTTTCTGCGCGAACACATGATCCCGGACGCGCGCGTGCATTACGCCATCACCGACGCCGGGGGGATTGCGCCGAACGTCGTGCAGCCGAATGCGGCGGCGCTGTACATGATCCGCGCTCCGCGCAATCGCGACGCGAGCGAACTGTACGAGCGAATCTGCAATATCGCGCGCGGTGCGGCGCTGATGACCGATTGCGAACTGGAGATCGAGGTTCACTCGGCGTGTTCCAATCTGTTGCGCAACACCACGCTGAACGAATTGATGCAGGCGAAACTCAAGCAGTTCGGTGCGCCGCAGTATGACAGCGAGGAGTTGCAGTTCGCCGAGTCGATGCATCGTACGACACGCCCGGAGGAGATCGAGATGGCCGGCCGGATGCTGGCCTCGGCGTGGCGCCAGCCAAAAGCGTTGTTCGACGGTGTCGATGAGCTTTACAACGACCGGCCGTCGAAAATGCATGGTTCGACGGATGTCGGCGATGTGAGCTGGGTCACGCCGACCGTGCAGTGCATGACGGCGTGCTTCGCTTTTGGGACGTCACCGCATTCGTGGCAGTGGGTCTCGCAAGGCAAAAGTGCACTGGCGCACAAGGGGATGACGCTGGCCGCGAAAACGATGGCCGCCACCGCACTCGAGCTATACACGAACCCTCTGCTGCTCGCGGCCGCGCGCACTGAGCTGATGGAGCGTCTGGCCGAAGAGCCGTATGTGTGCCCGATCCCGGCAGAGGTGCAACCGCCGATTCCCGGACGTGCCGCCTGA
- a CDS encoding DUF1989 domain-containing protein: protein MSDTNQTTLTVPAGHGKAVRLRAGQAVSVINSFGTQVVDCWAWNAYDLNEYMCMEATRVWNQRLNPVIGDSFVTNQRHPILTVVEDTTPGVHDTFMAACDRKRYELLGVRGYHRNCCDNMFEGMFELGVTPPRQNLASFNIFMNIRVQPDGITLHTLPTVTKPGEFITLRAEMDCFVAFSACPQDIVKIQGQGDNTPKSVEIAVLDKVESELRGTQSWVPAA from the coding sequence ATGAGCGACACGAATCAAACCACCTTGACCGTTCCCGCCGGCCACGGCAAAGCAGTTCGACTGCGTGCTGGCCAGGCAGTCAGCGTAATCAACTCGTTCGGCACCCAGGTAGTCGATTGCTGGGCCTGGAATGCGTATGACCTGAACGAATATATGTGCATGGAAGCGACGCGCGTCTGGAATCAGCGACTCAATCCGGTCATCGGTGATAGCTTCGTCACTAATCAGCGCCATCCGATCCTGACCGTCGTTGAAGATACGACACCCGGCGTGCACGACACGTTCATGGCGGCATGCGATCGCAAACGTTATGAACTGCTTGGCGTGCGCGGCTATCACCGCAATTGCTGCGACAACATGTTCGAAGGGATGTTCGAACTTGGCGTCACGCCGCCGAGACAGAACCTTGCATCGTTCAATATCTTCATGAATATTCGGGTGCAGCCCGACGGCATCACGCTGCATACGCTACCCACTGTTACGAAGCCCGGCGAGTTCATCACGTTGCGCGCTGAAATGGATTGCTTCGTTGCGTTCTCGGCCTGTCCGCAGGACATCGTCAAGATTCAGGGACAAGGCGATAACACACCGAAATCAGTGGAAATCGCCGTACTCGATAAAGTCGAGTCTGAATTGCGAGGCACACAATCCTGGGTTCCGGCCGCCTGA